A portion of the Drosophila innubila isolate TH190305 chromosome 3L unlocalized genomic scaffold, UK_Dinn_1.0 0_D_3L, whole genome shotgun sequence genome contains these proteins:
- the LOC117786302 gene encoding MRN complex-interacting protein translates to MSQEIRVLQCIECGLYQVDIVKKSNRWECKVCRQKQVVHREFFRGSGAACRTKVQQLNLEHGQRRQAQEDRKILEVQEESETSLTGIEAQLQTSPRPKTTSKWSAFVDEPILQAPKKTHIPKIVNPELDLEEPENTSSARKSRGSNKRKAPDQCIVNKKPFSKWQKFL, encoded by the exons atgtctcaAGAAATTCGCGTTTTACAATGTATAGAGTGCGGTTTATATCAG GTGGATATTGTGAAGAAGAGCAACAGATGGGAATGCAAAGTTTGCCGCCAAAAGCAGGTTGTACACAGGGAATTCTTTCGCGGAAGTGGAGCTGCTTGTCGAACCAAAGTGCAGCAGTTAAATCTGGAACATGGTCAAAGGCGACAAGCACAGGAAGATCGCAAAATATTGGAAGTGCAAGAGGAGTCTGAGACTTCGTTAACCGGAATCGAAGCTCAGTTGCAAACATCTCCACGTCCGAAGACAACCAGTAAATGGTCTGCCTTTGTGGATGAACCAATACTCCAAGCACCCAAAAAGACGCATATTCCAAAAATAGTTAACCCAGAACTTGACTTGGAAGAACCAGAGAATACTTCTTCAGCTAGAAAGTCAAGAGGTTCCAACAAGCGTAAAGCACCAGATCAAtgtattgttaataaaaagcCATTCTCAAaatggcaaaagtttttgtaa